From the genome of Malus domestica chromosome 04, GDT2T_hap1, one region includes:
- the LOC103433411 gene encoding cyclic nucleotide-gated ion channel 1-like: protein MNSDEPVPKKESSDDDLINLGSLSGEQILELAKGRYGKRDGGDRSIKCDIDSIKRGIHSIWIGITSLFVIMIFFGPMLVDPLFLYVPIINENIKCLTLDEKLKKIVIVLRAFTDLPYLLKIIDHVLRPWCTLSLLEDFLDFAELGIPVSPIQNILAVLPIPQIVILIFLPTTRNSKSLNIMKFLNSLFVLQYVARAYPMYRLCTVFNKKARETSKQLAKYKRIWIPGVLNFIMYILASHVLGAFWYFFSVQREIDCWISTCRSENGCNLSTLQCDNTTFRNVTVLNDLCPTNPPNPIAYDFGIFVDTLQSGILGTTNFPQKLLMCFSWGFRNLSSFASNLNSSTYAWESVFVIFISISGLVLFMYLLGHVQTFMQAISKTSQIRQRVGVIFPQIGFMVSEYGLKEGVEYAIWKLVREALEEDEDKPAENIFSLLPLELKEHMKRHLFLATLRKLPGLENKDRRVLDEIMKNLEPVNYSDGSYIIREGEPLDRMLFITQGIALAYKTSTTHLEKGDVYGKELIGWAATSTPFSGLPISDQTVKSHEKVEVFAIRAATLKRIVSDFSTHFNREDIIMVEIN, encoded by the exons ATGAACTCTGATGAACCAGTTCCAAAAAAGGAGAGCTCCGATGACGATTTAATCAACCTTGGAAG CTTGTCAGGTGAGCAAATTTTAGAGCTTGCGAAAGGGAGGTATGGCAAGAGAGATGGAGGAGATAGATCAATAAAATGCGATATAGATTCAATAAAACGTGGTATACATTCTATATGGATTGGGATAACCAGTTTGTTCGTcatcatgattttttttggCCCGATGCTTGTGGACCCTTTGTTCTTGTACGTTCCCATCATCAATGAAAATATAAAGTGTCTCACATTGGACGAAAAATTAAAGAAGATAGTTATTGTTTTGAGAGCATTTACAGATCTCCCTTATCTACTTAAAATCATCGATCATGTGCTGCGTCCGTGGTGCACATTGAGCTTACTGGAAGATTTCCTTGATTTTGCGGAATTGGGAATCCCAGTCTCCCCAATACAAAACATTTTAGCTGTTCTTCCTATTCCACAA ATCGTAATTCTAATTTTCCTTCCGACAACGAGGAACTCAAAATCTTTGAAtataatgaagtttttgaactcACTTTTTGTATTGCAATATGTTGCACGAGCTTATCCAATGTATAGACTATGTACGGTCTTTAacaagaaagcacgtgaaactAGCAAACAACTTGCAAAGTACAAGCGAATATGGATTCCAGGTGTCTTAAATTTCATCATGTACATCCTTGCTAGCCAT GTCCTTGGGGCATTTTGGTACTTTTTTTCTGTTCAGCGAGAGATAGATTGTTGGATCTCTACTTGTCGAAGTGAAAATGGATGCAACTTAAGTACTTTACAATGTGATAATACTACGTTCAGAAACGTTACAGTTCTAAATGATTTATGTCCAACAAATCCACCAAATCCAATAGCATACGATTTTGGCATATTCGTTGACACTCTCCAGTCTGGCATATTGGGAACAACAAATTTTCCTCAAAAACTCTTGATGTGTTTCTCATGGGGATTTCGAAATCTAAG TTCTTTTGCTTCAAACCTCAACTCTAGTACCTATGCATGGGAAAGCGtctttgtaatttttatttcgATCAGTGGCCTGGTACTATTCATGTATCTGCTTGGACATGTGCAG ACATTTATGCAGGCAATTAGCAAAACATCTCAGATACGGCAGAGGGTGGGAGTCATATTTCCACAAATAGGGTTCATGGTATCTGAATATGGTCTTAAAGAGGGGGTAGAATATGCGATTTGGAAATTGGTAAGAGAAGCACTTGAAGAGGACGAAGATAAACCTGCGGAGAATATCTTCTCGTTACTTCCTTTGGAACTTAAGGAACATATGAAGCGGCATCTCTTCTTGGCTACACTACGGAAA TTGCCAGGGCTTGAAAACAAAGACAGACGAGTGTTGGATGAAATTATGAAGAATCTTGAGCCAGTTAACTATTCTGATGGTAGCTATATTATTCGAGAGGGGGAGCCACTGGATAGGATGCTCTTCATCACGCAGGGCATTGCACTTGCTTACAAGACTAGTACTACACATCTTGAGAAAGGTGATGTTTATGGGAAAGAACTTATAGGTTGGGCGGCGACATCTACCCCATTTTCCGGCTTACCTATCTCAGACCAAACTGTCAAGTCCCACGAAAAAGTTGAAGTCTTTGCAATCAGGGCTGCAACATTAAAACGTATTGTCTCTGACTTCTCGACGCATTTCAACAGAGAGGATATTATTATGGTGGAAATAAACTGA